One genomic window of Panulirus ornatus isolate Po-2019 chromosome 14, ASM3632096v1, whole genome shotgun sequence includes the following:
- the LOC139753185 gene encoding uncharacterized protein isoform X2, which yields MTKTLLFLNGQPVILTSNGTDSLVHDNAALATGAEGHGGAVSQDDPKSLFHAGTAGKHSQASGSMLSESENLTDSIRSNLVQVRVNGREVPGFMLSEDKAGSVQKIVGHSVNQQKIEYGLVSSEKNDNVDGPEKLNGAESGGFFQLHSAPVQRVISKDSNFTDACEESCGSDMFALAANAEIVHSHIEGRTGVGSQEEGSVENVQNIVNLPIVSNQMQVEGHSVNVAADQSQVIQVGTEENQVQPRNLSAIVAIIQGEDGSSQTIELSPEEACKLNLPQFLGGSVTTQQQLIHHPPVKIEELSTAHSSLPDDQKSQITEVDSNSEGLEGGTSSVFPREDRSDEVHGNGSCGISANDAGDNDVNLGPFLLIPEYNADGSISMLQIRSSDSVSTTEVQTAENLNPNSVSVNNSHLCQARETNEMSLSFPRPIQNIPKINLPMNSNQQMKNPSNIKPKYIDWKTLAPKSVPKVSGSMYLRDIAKRTKFRDLTSFLGVKQTQQDCEVTSKNHVIESVTPSSSFSGSVAGLSRAVNISPQSLVMSSATGFTLGSSSGLLQSQSQLTSERRATTPVKVDDVSLHLSHHPSSDASVLCNENIAGLHQEPVTCGDRALTIKVSTGPIYVTGSTISTTASSTIPAPSIKCVGGDETPFTVHLPGGDNTKPLGSSENPIQLVQQGNTFQALQPVQERQLEQITALLQQRRITAPPTTHHDEIYDPKTNMKIVYKVVFPEDILHADDEDDENVCGKDDITWEARTGSLEEKRRGRKPKDWRKLKQSEEEEVDNELLDESEERKKPISRTRSGRISRPPRHMMKDFKHLHPISFSDDDRDKDTHSFGSTDYDELHRIDSEKKPGEPVIIDLPRRKKREMPPLTRLRYTCLTCDKLYMGRIEAHYRKFPDHRREHPLSPSDLKQSYSAIKTLSDSSKPSTDGGSEINKSVLSPTPGTQASETSGEPSLPMETLTTQPIDMQTSSHIEHQLNQQNPQFDLPAELNPVKPGRGRGRRGRRGQRSRGRGAKFGGSGRPAAAASQPPALAVSPINMLEKILSGYSSEEIQNAVGKRLVQNLTPWQLLCFQIEGKETNNAQHSWQDRFHKLRSLLMECKEEFQKQMEPLQSLKNSDCQDLVCDQGDCSLNGEQKHCDASQKSGELGQESDVQQSSKIKEEPSGSSDDIFLSSDDATSKSCIAKEFGNMDKIKVCDYIASVLGVTGGVYRQKRQAESPSSPIPCNINPNSGSSEENNEAEMKNPSTVKRQLEMDDVINDTSPKRIQGDRPGSDEVDQKSSITHSTNQSGCCNISGIAGTTYPKKVDGDSVDSVGKVLSDVTHNMDLSSYNLPAQITSGSNVSPSQLQTSVSTSSMLTTSERTTSMSTCLSPPHFSIPLSNERVTMSGTTLTMSHTAPCVTHTSPVTSASSSLPLEVPHFASHNNNSVSTISSCIPMSSMDTSLMPTSTIPQVNTIQQMPLSDLDITAEDLPRLLSEGTGLVVGGSGDGGDTCDAPKLLDTSGDTTDLSEMLFKLQEATAGISQNQDPNLGPPVYHEHILTSSQQMNANSSQLMTSQSLATNSEVLNTQGYSTVGQTLHPHSAPNLSLKLDTSQASSEPSMPRLTFTGALGTNSDFHSTSASLSQPVSTTESSGKEQQNALNQASVQGQNVSISQNEAGLDTDRERLNIGFNVTGLGSTEFEDLLKR from the exons ATGACAAAAACACTACTGTTTCTCAATGGACAGCCGGTGATCTTGACGAGCAATGGAACAGATTCACTTGTCCATGATAATGCAGCCCTTGCCACAGGAGCTGAAGGACATGGAGGTGCAGTGTCACAGGATGATccaaaaagtctctttcatgcTGGAACAGCAGGCAAGCATTCCCAAGCCTCAGGATCAATGCTTAGCGAGTCTGAGAATCTTACAGACAGTATAAGATCAAACTTGGTGCAGGTTAGAGTGAATGGCAGAGAAGTGCCCGGATTTATGCTTTCAGAAGATAAAGCTGGAAGTGTGCAGAAAATTGTAGGACATTCTGTGAATCAGCAGAAGATTGAGTATGGACTTGTTTCttcagaaaaaaatgataatgttgatggacCTGAAAAACTTAATGGAGCTGAGTCAGGAGGATTCTTTCAACTTCACAGTGCCCCAGTGCAGAGAGTTATTTCAAAAGATTCTAATTTTACCGATGCGTGTGAGGAGAGCTGTGGGAGTGACATGTTTGCACTGGCAGCCAATGCTGAAATTGTACACTCACACATAGAGGGCAGGACTGGAGTTGGCAGTCAAGAGGAGGGTTCTGTAGAAAATGTTCAGAATATTGTGAACCTTCCTATTGTTTCTAACCAAATGCAAGTTGAGGGGCATAGTGTGAATGTAGCAGCAGATCAAAGCCAAGTTATACAGGTAGGTACAGAAGAGAATCAAGTTCAGCCAAGGAACCTCTCTGCAATAGTTGCCATCATCCAAGGAGAAGATGGAAGTTCCCAAACCATTGAACTGTCACCAGAAGAGGCTTGTAAATTAAACCTTCCACAGTTTCTTGGTGGAAGTGTCACAACTCAGCAACAACTTATTCATCATCCACCAGTGAAAATTGAGGAACTCTCCACAGCTCACTCAAGCTTACCAGATGACCAGAAAAGCCAAATAACTGAAGTAGACAGCAACAGTGAAGGTTTAGAAGGAGGTACTTCCTCAGTATTTCCAAGGGAAGACAGATCTGATGAGGTCCATGGAAATGGTTCTTGTGGCATTTCAGCAAATGATgctggtgataatgatgttaatttaGGACCTTTCCTCTTGATTCCAGAGTATAATGCTGATGGCAGTATCTCCATGCTTCAGATAAGAAGCTCAGACTCTGTATCCACAACTGAAGTTCAGACTGCTGAAAACCTTAACCCCAACTCTGTTTCAGTAAATAATTCACATCTTTGTCAAGCAAGAGAAACAAATGAAATGTCACTCTCTTTCCCACGTCCAATTCAAAATATACCGAAGATAAATTTGCCCATGAATTCTAATCAGCAGATGAAAAATCCCAGTAATATTAAACCAAAATACATTGATTGGAAGACTCTTGCTCCAAAATCAGTGCCAAAAGTCTCTGGAAGCATGTACCTGCGTGATATAGCAAAGAGGACAAAGTTTAGGGATTTGACTTCTTTCCTGGGTGTCAAGCAGACCCAACAGGATTGTGAGGTAACATCAAAAAATCATGTAATAGAATCTGTGACACCTTCCAGTAGCTTTAGTGGTTCAGTAGCAGGCTTATCAAGGGCCGTAAATATATCACCCCAAAGCTTAGTAATGTCATCTGCCACTGGGTTTACTTTGGGATCCAGTAGTGGACTATTACAGAGTCAGTCACAACTCACTTCTGAGAGAAGAGCAACAACTCCAGTTAAGGTTGATGATGTGTCATTGCATTTGTCACACCATCCCTCATCAGATGCTTCAGTACTTTGTAATGAGAACATTGCTGGTTTACATCAGGAACCAGTAACATGTGGTGACCGAGCCCTCACCATTAAAGTAAGCACAGGGCCCATCTATGTGACTGGTTCAACAATATCTACCACAGCTTCATCCACAATACCAGCTCCCTCCATTAAGTGTGTAG GAGGAGACGAGACCCCTTTCACTGTACACCTTCCTGGGGGGGATAACACGAAACCTCTTGGCTCAAGTGAGAACCCTATACAACTAGTTCAACAG GGCAACACTTTTCAGGCTCTGCAGCCAGTTCAAGAGAGACAACTTGAACAGATCACAGCCTTGTTGCAGCAGCGCCGCATCACTGCTCCACCCACAACTCATCATGATGAGATATATGACCCAAAAACTAACATGAAAATTGTCTATAAG GTTGTGTTTCCTGAGGACATCCTTCAtgctgatgatgaggatgatgaaaatgtttgtgGCAAGGATGACATCACATGGGAAGCTAGGACTGGATCActagaggagaagagaagaggaagaaaaccaAAAGACTGGAGAAAACTTAAACaaagtgaagaggaggaggttgacaaTGAATTACTG gatgaaagtgaagagagaaaaaagccCATCTCCCGAACACGGTCTGGACGCATATCAAGACCTCCCCGTCATATGATGAAGGACTTTAAGCATCTTCACCCAATAAGTTTCAGTGATGATGACAGGGATAAAGATACACATAGTTTTGGTTCCACAGATTATGATGAGCTTCATCGTATTGACTCTGAAAAGAAACCAGGAGAACCAG TAATTATTGACTTACCTCGACGAAAGAAGCGAGAGATGCCTCCTCTAACTCGTCTCCGCTACACTTGCCTTACTTGTGATAAGTTGTACATGGGGCGCATAGAAGCCCATTATCGAAAATTTCCTGACCATCGCCGAGAACATCCATTATCTCCAAGTGACCTTAAGCAGTCATATTCTGCTATTAAAACTTTGTCAGATTCTTCAAAGCCTAGTACTGATGGGGGCAGTGAAATAAACAAGTCTGTGCTGAGCCCTACCCCTGGTACTCAGGCCTCTGAGACCAGTGGAGAACCTAGCTTACCCATGGAAACTCTTACCACTCAGCCCATTGACATGCAAACAAGTTCACACATAGAGCATCAGCTAAACCAACAAAACCCACAGTTTGATCTCCCTGCTGAGTTGAATCCAGTTAAACCTGGTCGTGGCAGAGGTCGTAGGGGAAGAAGGGGTCAGCGCagtagaggaagaggagcaaAGTTTGGGGGTTCAGGCAGACCAGCAGCTGCAGCTTCACAACCTCCTGCACTTGCTGTTTCACCAATAAATATGTTGGAAAAA ATACTAAGTGGCTACAGCTCTGAAGAAATCCAGAATGCAGTTGGCAAACGTTTAGTACAAAATCTGACTCCTTGGCAGCTACTCTGTTTTCAAATTGAAGGTAAAGAAACAAACAATGCACAGCACTCATGGCAGGATAGGTTTCATAAGTTGCGAAGTCTTCTCATGGAATGCAAAGAGGAATTCCAGAAACAAATGGAACCTTTACAAAGTCTCAAAAATTCCGATTGTCAAGATTTGGTTTGCGATCAAGGCGATTGCTCCTTGAATGGTGAACAAAAGCATTGTGATGCAAGTCAGAAGAGTGGTGAGTTGGGTCAAGAAAGTGATGTCCAACAGTCATCAAAAATCAAAGAGGAACCATCAGGTAGTAGTGATGATATATTTCTCAGCAGTGATGATGCAACCAGCAAGTCATGCATCGCCAAAGAATTTGGAAATATGGACAAAATAAAG GTGTGCGATTATATTGCTAGTGTTCTAGGTGTCACAGGTGGTGTTTACAGACAAAAGAGGCAAGCGGAGAGTCCTTCATCACCCATTCCATGTAACATTAATCCTAACTCAGGATCATCTGAAGAAAACAATGAAGCAGAAATGAAAAACCCTAGCACAGTTAAACGTCAGTTAGAAATGGATGATGTTATCAATGACACTTCTCCAAAGAGAATCCAAGGAGACAgaccaggaagtgatgaagtggaTCAGAAATCTAGCATTACACACAGTACTAATCAGAGTGGATGTTGTAATATTTCAGGTATTGCTGGTACTACATACCCAAAGAaagttgatggtgacagtgttgatagTGTGGGCAAGGTTCTTTCTGATGTTACTCATAATATGGATTTGTCTTCTTATAACCTTCCTGCACAGATTACATCTGGGTCTAATGTAAGTCCTAGTCAGTTACAGACTTCTGTATCAACATCTTCAATGCTGACTACATCTGAAAGGACCACAAGCATGTCTACTTGTCTTTCTCCTCCACATTTTAGCATACCCTTGAGCAATGAGAGAGTTACTATGAGTGGCACCACATTAACTATGAGTCACACAGCACCATGtgtcacacacacttcaccagtcACAAGTGCATCCTCAAGCCTACCTCTTGAAGTTCCCCATTTTGCTAGCCATAACAACAATTCTGTTTCTACCATATCCTCTTGTATACCAATGTCAAGTATGGATACCTCTCTCATGCCTACCTCTACAATACctcaggtaaacacaatacaacAAATGCCTCTCAGTGACCTAGACATTACTGCAGAGGACCTACCACGACTTTTAAGTGAAGGGACAGGTTtagttgttggtggtagtggtgatggaggagatacCTGTGATGCCCCAAAACTCTTGGACACTTCAGGAGACACCACAGACCTGAGTGAGATGCTGTTCAAGCTCCAGGAAGCTACAGCAGGAATCAGTCAAAATCAAGATCCTAACCTTGGTCCACCTGTTTATCATGAACACATTCTGACATCCTCACAGCAAATGAATGCAAACTCTAGTCAGTTGATGACATCTCAGAGTCTTGCTACTAATTCGGAAGTCCTTAATACACAGGGATACAGTACAGTAGGCCAGACACTTCATCCTCACTCTGCACCAAACTTAAGCTTGAAATTGGACACATCTCAGGCTAGCAGTGAACCATCTATGCCTCGTCTGACTTTCACAGGGGCTTTAGGTACTAATTCTGATTTTCATAGTACCTCAGCTAGTTTGAGTCAGCCTGTTAGTACCACTGAAAGTAGTGGTAAAGAGCAGCAAAATGCATTGAACCAAGCCAGTGTTCAGGGTCAGAATGTTAGCATAAGCCAAAATGAGGCAGGTTTAGATACGGACAGAGAAAGATTAAACATTGGGTTTAATGTAACTGGACTGGGAAGCACTGAGTTTGAGGATCTTCTTAAGAGATAG
- the LOC139753185 gene encoding uncharacterized protein isoform X1 — translation MTKTLLFLNGQPVILTSNGTDSLVHDNAALATGAEGHGGAVSQDDPKSLFHAGTAGKHSQASGSMLSESENLTDSIRSNLVQVRVNGREVPGFMLSEDKAGSVQKIVGHSVNQQKIEYGLVSSEKNDNVDGPEKLNGAESGGFFQLHSAPVQRVISKDSNFTDACEESCGSDMFALAANAEIVHSHIEGRTGVGSQEEGSVENVQNIVNLPIVSNQMQVEGHSVNVAADQSQVIQVGTEENQVQPRNLSAIVAIIQGEDGSSQTIELSPEEACKLNLPQFLGGSVTTQQQLIHHPPVKIEELSTAHSSLPDDQKSQITEVDSNSEGLEGGTSSVFPREDRSDEVHGNGSCGISANDAGDNDVNLGPFLLIPEYNADGSISMLQIRSSDSVSTTEVQTAENLNPNSVSVNNSHLCQARETNEMSLSFPRPIQNIPKINLPMNSNQQMKNPSNIKPKYIDWKTLAPKSVPKVSGSMYLRDIAKRTKFRDLTSFLGVKQTQQDCEVTSKNHVIESVTPSSSFSGSVAGLSRAVNISPQSLVMSSATGFTLGSSSGLLQSQSQLTSERRATTPVKVDDVSLHLSHHPSSDASVLCNENIAGLHQEPVTCGDRALTIKVSTGPIYVTGSTISTTASSTIPAPSIKCVESTEVVPGCSQSTSDSQSLTSIVYCSSGGDETPFTVHLPGGDNTKPLGSSENPIQLVQQGNTFQALQPVQERQLEQITALLQQRRITAPPTTHHDEIYDPKTNMKIVYKVVFPEDILHADDEDDENVCGKDDITWEARTGSLEEKRRGRKPKDWRKLKQSEEEEVDNELLDESEERKKPISRTRSGRISRPPRHMMKDFKHLHPISFSDDDRDKDTHSFGSTDYDELHRIDSEKKPGEPVIIDLPRRKKREMPPLTRLRYTCLTCDKLYMGRIEAHYRKFPDHRREHPLSPSDLKQSYSAIKTLSDSSKPSTDGGSEINKSVLSPTPGTQASETSGEPSLPMETLTTQPIDMQTSSHIEHQLNQQNPQFDLPAELNPVKPGRGRGRRGRRGQRSRGRGAKFGGSGRPAAAASQPPALAVSPINMLEKILSGYSSEEIQNAVGKRLVQNLTPWQLLCFQIEGKETNNAQHSWQDRFHKLRSLLMECKEEFQKQMEPLQSLKNSDCQDLVCDQGDCSLNGEQKHCDASQKSGELGQESDVQQSSKIKEEPSGSSDDIFLSSDDATSKSCIAKEFGNMDKIKVCDYIASVLGVTGGVYRQKRQAESPSSPIPCNINPNSGSSEENNEAEMKNPSTVKRQLEMDDVINDTSPKRIQGDRPGSDEVDQKSSITHSTNQSGCCNISGIAGTTYPKKVDGDSVDSVGKVLSDVTHNMDLSSYNLPAQITSGSNVSPSQLQTSVSTSSMLTTSERTTSMSTCLSPPHFSIPLSNERVTMSGTTLTMSHTAPCVTHTSPVTSASSSLPLEVPHFASHNNNSVSTISSCIPMSSMDTSLMPTSTIPQVNTIQQMPLSDLDITAEDLPRLLSEGTGLVVGGSGDGGDTCDAPKLLDTSGDTTDLSEMLFKLQEATAGISQNQDPNLGPPVYHEHILTSSQQMNANSSQLMTSQSLATNSEVLNTQGYSTVGQTLHPHSAPNLSLKLDTSQASSEPSMPRLTFTGALGTNSDFHSTSASLSQPVSTTESSGKEQQNALNQASVQGQNVSISQNEAGLDTDRERLNIGFNVTGLGSTEFEDLLKR, via the exons ATGACAAAAACACTACTGTTTCTCAATGGACAGCCGGTGATCTTGACGAGCAATGGAACAGATTCACTTGTCCATGATAATGCAGCCCTTGCCACAGGAGCTGAAGGACATGGAGGTGCAGTGTCACAGGATGATccaaaaagtctctttcatgcTGGAACAGCAGGCAAGCATTCCCAAGCCTCAGGATCAATGCTTAGCGAGTCTGAGAATCTTACAGACAGTATAAGATCAAACTTGGTGCAGGTTAGAGTGAATGGCAGAGAAGTGCCCGGATTTATGCTTTCAGAAGATAAAGCTGGAAGTGTGCAGAAAATTGTAGGACATTCTGTGAATCAGCAGAAGATTGAGTATGGACTTGTTTCttcagaaaaaaatgataatgttgatggacCTGAAAAACTTAATGGAGCTGAGTCAGGAGGATTCTTTCAACTTCACAGTGCCCCAGTGCAGAGAGTTATTTCAAAAGATTCTAATTTTACCGATGCGTGTGAGGAGAGCTGTGGGAGTGACATGTTTGCACTGGCAGCCAATGCTGAAATTGTACACTCACACATAGAGGGCAGGACTGGAGTTGGCAGTCAAGAGGAGGGTTCTGTAGAAAATGTTCAGAATATTGTGAACCTTCCTATTGTTTCTAACCAAATGCAAGTTGAGGGGCATAGTGTGAATGTAGCAGCAGATCAAAGCCAAGTTATACAGGTAGGTACAGAAGAGAATCAAGTTCAGCCAAGGAACCTCTCTGCAATAGTTGCCATCATCCAAGGAGAAGATGGAAGTTCCCAAACCATTGAACTGTCACCAGAAGAGGCTTGTAAATTAAACCTTCCACAGTTTCTTGGTGGAAGTGTCACAACTCAGCAACAACTTATTCATCATCCACCAGTGAAAATTGAGGAACTCTCCACAGCTCACTCAAGCTTACCAGATGACCAGAAAAGCCAAATAACTGAAGTAGACAGCAACAGTGAAGGTTTAGAAGGAGGTACTTCCTCAGTATTTCCAAGGGAAGACAGATCTGATGAGGTCCATGGAAATGGTTCTTGTGGCATTTCAGCAAATGATgctggtgataatgatgttaatttaGGACCTTTCCTCTTGATTCCAGAGTATAATGCTGATGGCAGTATCTCCATGCTTCAGATAAGAAGCTCAGACTCTGTATCCACAACTGAAGTTCAGACTGCTGAAAACCTTAACCCCAACTCTGTTTCAGTAAATAATTCACATCTTTGTCAAGCAAGAGAAACAAATGAAATGTCACTCTCTTTCCCACGTCCAATTCAAAATATACCGAAGATAAATTTGCCCATGAATTCTAATCAGCAGATGAAAAATCCCAGTAATATTAAACCAAAATACATTGATTGGAAGACTCTTGCTCCAAAATCAGTGCCAAAAGTCTCTGGAAGCATGTACCTGCGTGATATAGCAAAGAGGACAAAGTTTAGGGATTTGACTTCTTTCCTGGGTGTCAAGCAGACCCAACAGGATTGTGAGGTAACATCAAAAAATCATGTAATAGAATCTGTGACACCTTCCAGTAGCTTTAGTGGTTCAGTAGCAGGCTTATCAAGGGCCGTAAATATATCACCCCAAAGCTTAGTAATGTCATCTGCCACTGGGTTTACTTTGGGATCCAGTAGTGGACTATTACAGAGTCAGTCACAACTCACTTCTGAGAGAAGAGCAACAACTCCAGTTAAGGTTGATGATGTGTCATTGCATTTGTCACACCATCCCTCATCAGATGCTTCAGTACTTTGTAATGAGAACATTGCTGGTTTACATCAGGAACCAGTAACATGTGGTGACCGAGCCCTCACCATTAAAGTAAGCACAGGGCCCATCTATGTGACTGGTTCAACAATATCTACCACAGCTTCATCCACAATACCAGCTCCCTCCATTAAGTGTGTAG AATCTACTGAGGTTGTACCTGGGTGTAGCCAGTCCACCTCTGATTCTCAGAGCCTGACTTCTATTGTGTATTGTTCATCAGGAGGAGACGAGACCCCTTTCACTGTACACCTTCCTGGGGGGGATAACACGAAACCTCTTGGCTCAAGTGAGAACCCTATACAACTAGTTCAACAG GGCAACACTTTTCAGGCTCTGCAGCCAGTTCAAGAGAGACAACTTGAACAGATCACAGCCTTGTTGCAGCAGCGCCGCATCACTGCTCCACCCACAACTCATCATGATGAGATATATGACCCAAAAACTAACATGAAAATTGTCTATAAG GTTGTGTTTCCTGAGGACATCCTTCAtgctgatgatgaggatgatgaaaatgtttgtgGCAAGGATGACATCACATGGGAAGCTAGGACTGGATCActagaggagaagagaagaggaagaaaaccaAAAGACTGGAGAAAACTTAAACaaagtgaagaggaggaggttgacaaTGAATTACTG gatgaaagtgaagagagaaaaaagccCATCTCCCGAACACGGTCTGGACGCATATCAAGACCTCCCCGTCATATGATGAAGGACTTTAAGCATCTTCACCCAATAAGTTTCAGTGATGATGACAGGGATAAAGATACACATAGTTTTGGTTCCACAGATTATGATGAGCTTCATCGTATTGACTCTGAAAAGAAACCAGGAGAACCAG TAATTATTGACTTACCTCGACGAAAGAAGCGAGAGATGCCTCCTCTAACTCGTCTCCGCTACACTTGCCTTACTTGTGATAAGTTGTACATGGGGCGCATAGAAGCCCATTATCGAAAATTTCCTGACCATCGCCGAGAACATCCATTATCTCCAAGTGACCTTAAGCAGTCATATTCTGCTATTAAAACTTTGTCAGATTCTTCAAAGCCTAGTACTGATGGGGGCAGTGAAATAAACAAGTCTGTGCTGAGCCCTACCCCTGGTACTCAGGCCTCTGAGACCAGTGGAGAACCTAGCTTACCCATGGAAACTCTTACCACTCAGCCCATTGACATGCAAACAAGTTCACACATAGAGCATCAGCTAAACCAACAAAACCCACAGTTTGATCTCCCTGCTGAGTTGAATCCAGTTAAACCTGGTCGTGGCAGAGGTCGTAGGGGAAGAAGGGGTCAGCGCagtagaggaagaggagcaaAGTTTGGGGGTTCAGGCAGACCAGCAGCTGCAGCTTCACAACCTCCTGCACTTGCTGTTTCACCAATAAATATGTTGGAAAAA ATACTAAGTGGCTACAGCTCTGAAGAAATCCAGAATGCAGTTGGCAAACGTTTAGTACAAAATCTGACTCCTTGGCAGCTACTCTGTTTTCAAATTGAAGGTAAAGAAACAAACAATGCACAGCACTCATGGCAGGATAGGTTTCATAAGTTGCGAAGTCTTCTCATGGAATGCAAAGAGGAATTCCAGAAACAAATGGAACCTTTACAAAGTCTCAAAAATTCCGATTGTCAAGATTTGGTTTGCGATCAAGGCGATTGCTCCTTGAATGGTGAACAAAAGCATTGTGATGCAAGTCAGAAGAGTGGTGAGTTGGGTCAAGAAAGTGATGTCCAACAGTCATCAAAAATCAAAGAGGAACCATCAGGTAGTAGTGATGATATATTTCTCAGCAGTGATGATGCAACCAGCAAGTCATGCATCGCCAAAGAATTTGGAAATATGGACAAAATAAAG GTGTGCGATTATATTGCTAGTGTTCTAGGTGTCACAGGTGGTGTTTACAGACAAAAGAGGCAAGCGGAGAGTCCTTCATCACCCATTCCATGTAACATTAATCCTAACTCAGGATCATCTGAAGAAAACAATGAAGCAGAAATGAAAAACCCTAGCACAGTTAAACGTCAGTTAGAAATGGATGATGTTATCAATGACACTTCTCCAAAGAGAATCCAAGGAGACAgaccaggaagtgatgaagtggaTCAGAAATCTAGCATTACACACAGTACTAATCAGAGTGGATGTTGTAATATTTCAGGTATTGCTGGTACTACATACCCAAAGAaagttgatggtgacagtgttgatagTGTGGGCAAGGTTCTTTCTGATGTTACTCATAATATGGATTTGTCTTCTTATAACCTTCCTGCACAGATTACATCTGGGTCTAATGTAAGTCCTAGTCAGTTACAGACTTCTGTATCAACATCTTCAATGCTGACTACATCTGAAAGGACCACAAGCATGTCTACTTGTCTTTCTCCTCCACATTTTAGCATACCCTTGAGCAATGAGAGAGTTACTATGAGTGGCACCACATTAACTATGAGTCACACAGCACCATGtgtcacacacacttcaccagtcACAAGTGCATCCTCAAGCCTACCTCTTGAAGTTCCCCATTTTGCTAGCCATAACAACAATTCTGTTTCTACCATATCCTCTTGTATACCAATGTCAAGTATGGATACCTCTCTCATGCCTACCTCTACAATACctcaggtaaacacaatacaacAAATGCCTCTCAGTGACCTAGACATTACTGCAGAGGACCTACCACGACTTTTAAGTGAAGGGACAGGTTtagttgttggtggtagtggtgatggaggagatacCTGTGATGCCCCAAAACTCTTGGACACTTCAGGAGACACCACAGACCTGAGTGAGATGCTGTTCAAGCTCCAGGAAGCTACAGCAGGAATCAGTCAAAATCAAGATCCTAACCTTGGTCCACCTGTTTATCATGAACACATTCTGACATCCTCACAGCAAATGAATGCAAACTCTAGTCAGTTGATGACATCTCAGAGTCTTGCTACTAATTCGGAAGTCCTTAATACACAGGGATACAGTACAGTAGGCCAGACACTTCATCCTCACTCTGCACCAAACTTAAGCTTGAAATTGGACACATCTCAGGCTAGCAGTGAACCATCTATGCCTCGTCTGACTTTCACAGGGGCTTTAGGTACTAATTCTGATTTTCATAGTACCTCAGCTAGTTTGAGTCAGCCTGTTAGTACCACTGAAAGTAGTGGTAAAGAGCAGCAAAATGCATTGAACCAAGCCAGTGTTCAGGGTCAGAATGTTAGCATAAGCCAAAATGAGGCAGGTTTAGATACGGACAGAGAAAGATTAAACATTGGGTTTAATGTAACTGGACTGGGAAGCACTGAGTTTGAGGATCTTCTTAAGAGATAG